The Halanaerobium saccharolyticum subsp. saccharolyticum DSM 6643 genome segment ATCTAATCTTTCCATTCTTCTGGCAAGTGCTACAGAAGGGACTACAGGAATAACCTTTGAGCCAACTTCTTGAAATCTCTTAACATGTTTCCCAGGATTCCCAGCCCCTGTAGTAATTACAGGAACCTTTTTCTCAATGGCTAACTCTATTATATCATCAGCAAAAGGGGAAAGAAGCATAATATTTAAACCGAATGGTTTATCAGTTAGCTTTTTCACCTTTTCAATTTCTTTTTCGATTACATCCGCTGGTGCATTTCCAGCACCAATTATACCCAGGCCTCCAGCAATAGAAACCGCTGCTGCTAATTCACCAGTAGCAACCCAGGCCATACCTCCTTGAATAATTGGCTTTTCAATCTCTAATAAATCACAAAGTTCAGTTTTCAATGCCATTTATTCCAACTCCTCATTCTTCTCTAACTCAGCTTTTATCAATTTAACTATATCTTCTTTTACAGTCCTTTTAGCAGCTTTGATTGCATTATAAATAGCTGTGCCATCAGAACCACCATGACTGATAATTACAACCCCATTAATCCCTAATAAGGGGGCACCACCATATTGCCTATAATCTATTTTATTTAAAACTTTTTTCAAATAAGGTTTTATTAAAAAAGCAGCAATTTTAGAACGCAAATTAGTTTTAAAGCTTTCCTTGATTAAATCAAGAAAAAAAGAAGCTGCGCCTTCAGTTGTTTTGAGAACAATATTCCCAACAAAACCATCAGTTACAACCACATCAACTTTATTGCTAAAAATATCTCTGCCTTCAACATTGCCTATAAAATTTTTGATTCGTTGATCATTACTTAAAACTTCATAACTCTCTTTAGTTAAATTATTACCCTTAGTTTTTTCTTCCCCTATATTTAAAAGTGCAATTTTAGGGTTATCAATCTTCATTACATTTTCTGCATAAAGCTGTCCCATTAAAGCAAATTGCTTTAAGTTTTCAGGACTGCAGTCAGTATTTGCACCATTATCTAAAACTAAAGTACTTCCATTAACAGCGGGAAATTGAATAGCGATTGGCGGTCTAGAGACACCTTTAATCCTACCAACTCGCAATAAACCAGCTGCCATAACTGAACCTGTATTTCCTGGAGATATAAAAGCATCTATTTTTGATTTCTTTAAAAGTTTTGCTCCTACATTCACCGTGGCCTTCTTTTTTTTACGAAGTGCTTTAATTGGTGATTCATCCATTGTAATAATCTCGTCAGAATTTTCGATTTTAAGCCTTTTCGAATCAAAGTCAGTTTTTGCTAACTCTTCGCTTATAATATCATATTCACCAATCAGGGTCAATTCTATTTCTTTTTCTTCTTTTAAAGCCCTTAAAGCCCCTGTAATCAATTCCGAAGCCTCTTTTTCTCCACTCATCACATCAACAGCTATTCTATACAATATTGCCGCCTCCCAGAATCAAAAAAACAAAAATTTATATCTTTATCATTTGGAAAACATTATATCTCAACCGTCGGTCAATTGCAAGTTTATGGCAAGAAAAAAACAGAGAATCTCTAAGCTCGAGATCTCTGTTTATCTAAATAATTTAATTTTTACTCACCTTTTTGCCATCATAGTGTCCACATTCTGGACATACATGATGAGGTAAAATCTTTTCATGGCAGTTTGAACATTCTGTAAGACTAGGCGCAGTTAATTTCTTATGAGTACGTCTTTTTCTCTTACGTGTTTTAGAAGTCCGTTTCTTTGGTACA includes the following:
- the plsX gene encoding phosphate acyltransferase PlsX, whose translation is MYRIAVDVMSGEKEASELITGALRALKEEKEIELTLIGEYDIISEELAKTDFDSKRLKIENSDEIITMDESPIKALRKKKKATVNVGAKLLKKSKIDAFISPGNTGSVMAAGLLRVGRIKGVSRPPIAIQFPAVNGSTLVLDNGANTDCSPENLKQFALMGQLYAENVMKIDNPKIALLNIGEEKTKGNNLTKESYEVLSNDQRIKNFIGNVEGRDIFSNKVDVVVTDGFVGNIVLKTTEGAASFFLDLIKESFKTNLRSKIAAFLIKPYLKKVLNKIDYRQYGGAPLLGINGVVIISHGGSDGTAIYNAIKAAKRTVKEDIVKLIKAELEKNEELE
- the rpmF gene encoding 50S ribosomal protein L32, producing the protein MAVPKKRTSKTRKRKRRTHKKLTAPSLTECSNCHEKILPHHVCPECGHYDGKKVSKN